CGTTAGCTCAGATTTTAGAGATGTTGAAGCAGCTGCAGATGATGGAAACAAGCGGGCACAACTAGCGCTGGATATTTTCCACTATCGTGTTGTAACAACAATTGGGGCCTATGTTGCAGCAATGGACGGTGTCGATGGAATTATCTTCACAGCTGGCTTGGGTGAAAACTCAGTTTCTTCTCGAAAAGCAATTTGTGATCGCTTAAGTTATCTGGGAATTAAACTGGATGTAGCTGCTAACAGCCAGCGAGGAAAAGCAATGGTTATTTCTGCTACGGATTCAAAAACAACAGTTATGGTTGTTCCAACTAACGAAGAATTAATGATTGCCAGAGATACTTTAGAATTGGTAAAATAATGTAAAGACTTTCACTTGACAAAACGGGGAATCGTCTATATAATGATGATTGCCCGTTTGGAGTGAGAATATGAAAATTGAAATCAATAAGCTATTACAGGAAAAATCTTTCCCTTTTGAATTTATTGTTCACAATGATGAGTTGAAGGACGTTGAGGGAAAATTAGATGAAAATGGTGCCGTAGTTAAAGGAACAGTTAAGAAACTATCAAAACGTAGTTTTGAAATTACCATGACTATTGAGATGACTATGGTTTTTCCCTGTGCGCGTTGTCTGGAGCCAACCCCGGTTCCTTGTTTTTATGATTACGCTGATACGGTTTCGATTGACGATGATGCAACAGAATTGGATCTTATACCCGTTGTTGAAGAATGCATTTATATAAATGAACCGTTTCGGATTTTATGTCGGGAAGATTGCAGGGGGTTGTGTCCAAAATGTGGCAATAATTTAAATCATGAACAATGCGATTGCGAGAATGATGGGGATATAGATCCACGTCTGGCAGCATTAAAAACGTTATTGTAAATGAACTGACTATATCGTAGGAGGTGATAGTAATGGCTGTACCAAAAAGAAAGGTTTCGAAAGCACGTCGAGATAAAAGAAGAACACATTATAAATTAAGTATTCCAGGAATGAGTACTTGTCCAAAATGTGGAGAGATTAAAGTACCACACCGTGTCTGCAAGTCTTGCGGAACATACAAAGACGTGAGCGTCATTAGTTTTGATGAATAAACAGAGCCTTGTCTCTGTTTTTTTCTCTATATTGGAATAATTTCTAGAATAAGGATATGAATTTCCAGTATACTTAATATGTTTTTTAAAATGTTATTTAAGATAGTTCGAACAAGGAAGGTGTTATATTGAATATATTTTTAGATGCGATGGGTGGCGATCATGCCCCAGGAGAAATAATAAAAGGTTCAATTGATGCAATCAAAGAATATAATGTCAGTTTAACGCTGGTCGGAAATCAGGAGATTATCCGAAATGAATTACAAAAGTATGATTACCCGACTGATAAAATTGAAATTATTCATGCTGAAACTGTGATCGAAAATACTGAGGAGCCAGCAATGGCAATTCGCAAAAAAACTGATTCTTCATTAGTAGTTGCTTTGGAAGAGATGAAAAAGCGTGACCAATCGGTTCTTATTTCAGCAGGAAGCACAGGAGCTCTTTTATCTGGAGGCCTTTTAAAGCTTGGCCGTATCAAAGGAATTAAGAGACCGGCGTTGGCTTCCATGCTGCCAAAAGAAAATGGTGTTTCTTTATTAATAGATACAGGTGCAAATGCAGACTGTAAGCCTGAGTACCTGCTTCAATTTGCACAACTGGGAACGATTTATTTCGAAAATGTATTAGGGAAAAAGAATCCGTCAGTTGGTCTTGTTAACATTGGAACAGAAGCTAAAAAAGGAAACACACTGGTGAAATCTGCCTATGAATTACTGGATGCCTCAGAGCTCAATTTTATCGGGAATATTGAAGCCCGCGATATTCTGGAATCTCAAGCTGATATTTTGGTTTGTGACGGTTTCACTGGAAATATAGTTCTGAAGCTTACTGAAGGTAT
This genomic interval from Eubacteriaceae bacterium ES3 contains the following:
- a CDS encoding DUF177 domain-containing protein, with translation MKIEINKLLQEKSFPFEFIVHNDELKDVEGKLDENGAVVKGTVKKLSKRSFEITMTIEMTMVFPCARCLEPTPVPCFYDYADTVSIDDDATELDLIPVVEECIYINEPFRILCREDCRGLCPKCGNNLNHEQCDCENDGDIDPRLAALKTLL
- the rpmF gene encoding 50S ribosomal protein L32; protein product: MAVPKRKVSKARRDKRRTHYKLSIPGMSTCPKCGEIKVPHRVCKSCGTYKDVSVISFDE
- the plsX gene encoding phosphate acyltransferase PlsX, which codes for MNIFLDAMGGDHAPGEIIKGSIDAIKEYNVSLTLVGNQEIIRNELQKYDYPTDKIEIIHAETVIENTEEPAMAIRKKTDSSLVVALEEMKKRDQSVLISAGSTGALLSGGLLKLGRIKGIKRPALASMLPKENGVSLLIDTGANADCKPEYLLQFAQLGTIYFENVLGKKNPSVGLVNIGTEAKKGNTLVKSAYELLDASELNFIGNIEARDILESQADILVCDGFTGNIVLKLTEGIASFLLDGVKKAVMSNTSGKIGGLLIKNNLKTFKKQFDYTEYGGAPFLGVKGGIIKAHGSSNAYAIKNAIKQSISFLENDILHKISENSSEVEV